Genomic DNA from Deinococcota bacterium:
TGGAGCTGTAGAATAGGTCAAGCCCAAACGTCTTCTTGCCGCTCTTGGGAACATAGGATGCGTCTATCACTGCTGCCAGTCGCCTGTTCGTCCCAAGTTGCCGTAGGGTACAGGCTTGGTTGAACGCGTCGAAGTTGAAGCTGTGTCGAAACTGCCGCCTGTAAGTCTTCTCGTTCAACGCGCTGTAGCGCCCGAGGTTGCTAAACGTGACCTTGCTGGGCAGCAACAGCATGGTCGTAAAGAGAGTCGTCAAAAACGACTTTTGCCAGTGTCTCACCTCTGGTAGGTGGGTGAGGACGTCGGTTATGATTGCTTTCAAGCCGTCGCTGATGGGTTTGTTCATACCTCTATCTATCAGCTGACGGCCCTCTTGTCACCCCCAGCTGAACTGTCCGGAGTATTGCTTAAGCAATGCTCAAGCTACAAGTTTTACCGTGGATAATGAGGTTGATGCGCAAGATCGTCCACGTTGACCTCGACGCCTTCTACAGCGCCACCGAACAGCGCGACAACCCCAGCTTACGCGGCCAGCCCGTCGCGGTGGGCCACGATGGGGAACGCGGGGTGGTGATGACCGCCAGTTACGAAGCACGCAAGTACGGCGTGAGGAGTGCCATGTCCTCGCGCTTAGCAAAGCAAAAATGCCCTGGGCTGCTGTTCATCAAGCCCCGCCCGGACGTGTACAGAAGCGTCTCGAGAGAAATCCGGGAAGTGTTCTCGGCCTTCACGGACTTGGTAGAGCCCTTGTCGCTGGATGAAGCCTACCTTGACGTGACGGTGCCGAAGCGCGGTCCCGGTAGCGGCACGCTGATTGCCAAGATGATCAAGGCGGACATCAATGCCTAAGCTCGGCCTCGTAGCTCGCCCATATCTCATCATCGCTCAGCTGCTCCAGCACATGCGCCAACCGTGCGATGTGGCCATCCCTACTCTCAACCTCCCTGCCTAAGCACCCGCCCAGCGTCTCATGGCGCTCTCCTACCCACGCTTCCAACTGGTTCATGCGGTGATCCCCTTCGGAAACGATGAACGCCAGCCACACCATCATCACCTCGCCGATGCTCAAGCCCTGGCGGTTGCCGTGGCGTTCAACCTGCTCATCCAGCGTCTCGGCAACCTTCATCTTCTCTAGCTGCGCAAGCAGCACAGGAATGTCGTCTACCCGTTCTGTTCGTACCTTCAGGTCATGTTCCATGCCTTGAGTGTAAAATCTGAAAAGCGTCAAGGCAAATCGTTGAACGAAGAGTTTCGTGTTCAGCTTCTCAGACGGCTTATCCCTCAGTAAGATGCGTCAGCCCTGTCATTTCACTCGCTCCGCCGGGGAAAGACAGGGCGGCTGGGTAGAATCGAGTCCTGAGACACAGGCGAGGTGGCCGATGACCGAACATTCCCCTTCTCCTTTCAAGATCTTTGCTGGGGCCTTTGACCTGTGGTGGCGCAATTGGGTCGTCCTGGCGGCGATCAACGTCGTGTGGGCGCTCTGCTGTTTGAGCGTCGCCCTGGGCCCTCCGGCGACCTTGGCGGCCTACGACGTGGCCAACAGTTTGGCGCGTGGCGAGGACGCCGGCATGAGGGACTTTTGGCAGGCGGGCCAAGAGCACTTTCTGCTGGGCTGGAAGTGGTTCTTGTCCAACGTCATCGTCGCCCTCCTGATC
This window encodes:
- a CDS encoding IS4 family transposase; this encodes MNKPISDGLKAIITDVLTHLPEVRHWQKSFLTTLFTTMLLLPSKVTFSNLGRYSALNEKTYRRQFRHSFNFDAFNQACTLRQLGTNRRLAAVIDASYVPKSGKKTFGLDLFYSS